The following coding sequences are from one Mesorhizobium onobrychidis window:
- a CDS encoding ATP-binding protein — translation MDCSGCGFEVEGGYAFCPRCGRRQPVPCASCGYPCAPDFEFCPKCGASVGAPAKAVERPAPTPSRTIVPPSRTPSLLPNVESEDGLHPVSDADRRTVTVLFADLCGFTTLSEQLDPEVMQALQNELFKELTAAVRNFGGFVDKFIGDALLALFGAPVAHEDDPERALRAALEMIARTARLGESASHSGSPLLLHIGINTGPVVTGGLGIGTAKSYSVTGDTVNTAQRLQSLAAPGEVLVGELTHRLTRHAFSYESLGDVVLRGKAGSVLVHRLDAPLAAPRAARGLEALGLSAPIIGRSAELHRMLASLDQACGGSAQLVRLVGEAGIGKSRLVKEFVARVGDEDRFRNVAVRQATCSPLGEQSFGALGAVVRSAAGMMQNDNGDEMRGKLAGLLTDLGLQGEEAKRLMPLLYHVLGLGDPDATLQHVEPEQLRRQILYAVRTIIERRLALSPLLIVVEDLHWADAVSLEALRFVMDRLERTRLMLLVTHRPAPDNDQLDSSRVSHTALRLSPLNSDDGRSLLSALFGESWVNSAGRLLDQILERAGGNPLFVEEIVRGLIDRGVLVREGQRWRTVAGEVATGIPATIQAMLLARVDRLPQEVRRLAQEAAVIGPRFDATLLKAVTADPGRLEAGCELLCDAEIIEEVAGSGSVSSQSYRFTQTLLQDVIYQNLLLQRRTDIHGRVGAALEQLCGDKPERLEDLTVLGHHFAQSAERERGAHYLQAAGDRARTIYANDDALRFYERALTALDAIGQTPLKLAIAERIADLSGPVGRREIAHHHYETVLQAYRESADRVASARVLRKIGRLLWDVGKRDNAESRYAEAAALLDGADAPIEQAHLWQERGRQAFRSGDHALAAKWADAALDCVRTLTTEHVSEVGRDATLVTAEALNTKAVALARLGRNREAVRQVERSIELAEAAGLLGAACRGYTNLGVLYTTIDPAQAMEVCRRGLEVARHIGDLGFQARLLANLAVACCTFTDRCPTEGVPAAEKAIEIDRALDQREHLPVPLIVLGQIHQCNGRPELAVGLFHEALDVARETGEPQLLFPCYDGLATLNLDLDNLAEAERYFSLAQGICAQHGLDPEALVVLPFLD, via the coding sequence ATGGACTGCTCGGGCTGCGGTTTCGAAGTTGAGGGCGGTTACGCTTTCTGTCCGAGGTGTGGCAGGCGCCAGCCCGTGCCATGCGCCAGTTGCGGCTACCCCTGCGCACCTGATTTCGAGTTCTGTCCGAAATGTGGGGCAAGCGTCGGTGCGCCCGCAAAAGCCGTCGAACGACCTGCTCCGACACCGAGCCGGACCATTGTGCCGCCTTCTCGAACTCCGTCGCTGCTTCCGAACGTCGAAAGCGAAGATGGGCTGCATCCCGTCTCTGACGCCGATCGCCGGACGGTAACGGTCCTGTTCGCCGACCTTTGCGGCTTCACGACACTCAGCGAGCAACTCGACCCCGAGGTGATGCAAGCGCTGCAGAACGAACTGTTCAAGGAATTGACGGCGGCCGTGCGAAACTTTGGTGGTTTCGTCGACAAATTCATCGGCGATGCACTGCTCGCTTTGTTCGGTGCGCCGGTCGCGCATGAGGACGATCCGGAACGTGCGCTTCGCGCCGCTCTCGAGATGATCGCCCGGACGGCGCGCCTCGGCGAAAGCGCCTCCCACTCCGGCTCGCCTCTGTTACTCCACATCGGCATAAACACTGGTCCGGTCGTCACTGGCGGATTGGGCATCGGTACCGCCAAATCCTATTCGGTGACCGGCGACACAGTGAATACGGCGCAACGCCTGCAATCGCTGGCCGCACCGGGTGAGGTGCTGGTAGGCGAGCTCACTCACAGGTTGACCCGGCATGCCTTCTCTTACGAGTCGCTGGGTGATGTCGTGCTTCGCGGCAAGGCTGGCAGCGTGCTCGTCCATCGACTGGATGCACCGCTTGCGGCGCCGCGTGCAGCGCGTGGGCTCGAGGCGCTCGGCCTCAGCGCGCCGATAATAGGTCGTAGTGCGGAGCTCCATAGAATGCTGGCGAGTCTTGACCAGGCTTGCGGCGGCTCGGCCCAACTTGTCCGCCTCGTCGGAGAAGCCGGTATCGGGAAATCGCGGCTGGTGAAGGAGTTCGTCGCCCGCGTCGGCGACGAGGATCGTTTTCGCAACGTCGCCGTGCGGCAGGCCACGTGCTCACCGCTGGGCGAACAATCATTTGGCGCCTTGGGCGCAGTGGTGCGCAGCGCTGCCGGGATGATGCAAAACGACAATGGGGACGAAATGCGGGGGAAGCTCGCAGGCTTGCTTACCGATCTCGGCCTGCAGGGCGAGGAGGCGAAGCGGCTGATGCCTTTGCTCTACCATGTGCTTGGCCTTGGCGACCCCGATGCCACCTTGCAGCATGTCGAGCCCGAGCAGCTGCGGCGGCAAATTCTCTACGCAGTCCGCACAATCATCGAACGGCGGCTTGCGTTGTCGCCGCTGTTGATTGTCGTCGAAGACCTGCACTGGGCCGACGCCGTGTCGCTCGAGGCACTGCGTTTCGTGATGGACAGGTTGGAACGCACGCGGTTGATGTTGCTGGTCACGCATCGTCCGGCTCCGGACAACGACCAGCTCGACTCAAGTAGGGTCAGTCACACAGCGCTCAGGCTTTCGCCGCTCAACAGTGACGACGGACGCAGCCTGCTGTCGGCGCTTTTCGGCGAGAGCTGGGTAAACTCCGCAGGAAGGCTTCTCGACCAGATCCTCGAGCGCGCCGGCGGCAACCCCCTTTTTGTAGAGGAGATCGTTCGCGGCCTTATCGATCGCGGTGTACTGGTGCGCGAGGGCCAGCGATGGCGGACTGTGGCGGGCGAAGTCGCAACCGGCATTCCCGCCACTATCCAGGCAATGTTGCTTGCTCGCGTCGACCGGCTGCCCCAAGAGGTACGCCGGTTGGCCCAGGAAGCCGCGGTAATCGGCCCGCGCTTCGATGCCACACTTTTGAAAGCCGTGACAGCCGACCCCGGCCGGCTAGAAGCCGGCTGCGAACTGCTTTGCGATGCGGAAATCATCGAGGAAGTTGCCGGATCAGGCTCGGTCTCGTCGCAAAGCTACCGCTTTACGCAAACGTTGCTGCAGGACGTGATCTACCAGAATCTGCTCCTGCAACGCCGGACCGACATCCACGGGCGGGTCGGTGCTGCCTTGGAGCAACTGTGCGGCGACAAGCCGGAACGGCTCGAGGATTTGACCGTGCTCGGTCATCATTTCGCACAGAGCGCCGAGCGGGAGAGGGGCGCGCATTACCTGCAGGCGGCGGGCGATCGCGCTCGCACAATATACGCCAACGACGACGCCCTTCGTTTCTACGAGCGAGCACTGACTGCGTTGGACGCGATCGGGCAAACACCGCTCAAACTGGCAATTGCAGAGCGCATTGCCGATTTGAGCGGGCCGGTAGGCCGCCGCGAGATCGCGCACCACCACTACGAGACGGTGTTGCAGGCATACCGCGAGTCAGCCGATCGTGTCGCTTCGGCGCGGGTTTTGCGTAAGATCGGTCGGCTGCTCTGGGACGTCGGCAAGCGGGACAACGCAGAATCCCGCTATGCTGAAGCGGCAGCGCTCCTCGATGGAGCGGATGCGCCGATCGAGCAGGCGCATCTGTGGCAAGAACGTGGCCGACAGGCGTTCCGTAGCGGAGACCACGCTCTCGCGGCAAAATGGGCGGACGCGGCGTTGGATTGCGTACGCACTCTGACAACGGAGCATGTCTCCGAGGTAGGGCGTGATGCCACTCTTGTGACCGCCGAGGCACTCAATACCAAGGCTGTTGCGCTGGCTCGCCTTGGGCGAAACCGTGAAGCCGTGCGTCAGGTTGAGCGAAGCATTGAATTGGCCGAAGCCGCCGGTCTACTGGGCGCGGCCTGCCGCGGCTACACCAATCTCGGCGTGCTTTACACGACCATCGATCCGGCACAGGCGATGGAGGTCTGTCGGCGCGGTCTTGAAGTGGCGCGCCATATTGGTGATCTGGGTTTCCAGGCGCGCCTTCTCGCCAATCTGGCGGTCGCTTGTTGTACTTTCACGGATCGCTGTCCAACGGAGGGCGTGCCTGCTGCCGAGAAGGCCATCGAGATCGACCGGGCGCTCGACCAGCGCGAGCACCTGCCGGTGCCGTTGATCGTGCTTGGGCAGATCCATCAGTGCAACGGCCGTCCGGAACTGGCGGTTGGCTTGTTCCACGAAGCACTGGACGTAGCCCGCGAAACGGGCGAACCGCAACTGCTGTTTCCGTGCTATGATGGTCTTGCAACGCTTAATCTCGACCTCGACAATCTGGCCGAGGCCGAACGCTACTTTTCCCTGGCGCAGGGTATATGCGCCCAGCACGGGCTCGACCCGGAAGCGCTTGTGGTGCTGCCTTTTCTCGACTAG
- a CDS encoding GNAT family N-acetyltransferase encodes MTSTTSPSSEKIQPQLRSVRPSDAEALCAIFNMPGFRWGTLRMPFEMVEQVERRIAKSGQETTWIVAELDGKVVGHGSLVVQGSPRRSHIGEINIGLDDAFVGKGIGSAILGALLDVADNWRALKRVELTVYADNEPAIRLYTSHGFEVEGRHVKAGFTDGQYHDLLSMARLRF; translated from the coding sequence ATGACCAGCACGACCTCGCCATCCTCCGAGAAAATCCAGCCGCAGCTCCGGTCCGTCCGGCCAAGCGATGCGGAGGCGCTTTGCGCTATCTTCAACATGCCGGGCTTCCGTTGGGGCACGTTGAGGATGCCCTTCGAGATGGTGGAGCAGGTGGAGCGGCGCATCGCCAAGTCCGGCCAGGAAACCACCTGGATCGTGGCGGAGTTGGACGGCAAGGTCGTCGGCCATGGCAGCCTGGTCGTGCAGGGTTCGCCGCGCCGTTCGCATATCGGCGAGATCAATATCGGCCTTGACGATGCCTTTGTTGGCAAGGGCATCGGCTCTGCCATACTTGGCGCGCTGCTTGACGTGGCCGACAACTGGCGCGCCCTGAAGCGCGTCGAATTGACCGTCTATGCCGACAACGAGCCGGCCATCCGTCTCTACACAAGTCACGGCTTCGAGGTCGAAGGCCGGCATGTGAAGGCTGGTTTTACTGACGGGCAGTACCACGACCTCCTGAGCATGGCCCGGCTGCGGTTCTAA
- a CDS encoding adenylate/guanylate cyclase domain-containing protein — protein sequence MNEAQDLFSLLRQSTDVDPQAIDAIKRTIAEGKDRELCRINAPAFASKHGLDEERAISAFLHAARVGIFDISWNVLCPGCGGVLDTNATLKTLQKDEYTCALCSEGYSPTLDEMVEVTFTISPRVRRIAAHNPHELPLVEYFRQIYWASGVDLPEEDFAKKIEAFSLEDIELAPGEKAVLPIQLPSEFIIVFEPVTHSAQFIDGKGEPTKERRSLSLVFDRDHVQNQTLEMQPGPLRISLENRTDTRVLPTVFIAGQLLHDFLGKRRPFLTAKRLLTNQTFRDLYRTDTLDINQRLKITSLTFLFTDLRGSTELYERVGDLSAFDLVREHFQVLHEIVAAEAGAVVKTIGDAVMATFATPDRAIAAALRMRDAMRALNDKSGRDDLLLKIGVHAGPCIAVSMNERQDYFGQTVNIASRVQNLANAQAIFATRAVVDDNLTADLLHRNALTPVPHEVSLRGIEREIAVYTIP from the coding sequence ATGAACGAAGCTCAGGATCTGTTCTCGCTTCTGCGGCAATCGACCGATGTCGATCCGCAGGCAATCGACGCGATCAAGCGAACCATCGCGGAGGGCAAGGACCGCGAACTTTGCCGCATCAATGCGCCAGCCTTCGCCAGCAAGCATGGCCTCGACGAGGAACGCGCCATAAGCGCCTTTCTCCATGCGGCACGGGTGGGCATCTTCGACATTTCCTGGAATGTTCTGTGCCCCGGCTGTGGCGGCGTGCTCGACACCAACGCCACGCTGAAGACCCTGCAGAAGGACGAATACACCTGCGCGCTGTGCTCCGAGGGCTATTCGCCAACCCTCGACGAGATGGTCGAGGTGACATTCACCATCAGTCCCCGCGTGCGCAGGATTGCCGCCCACAATCCACACGAACTGCCGTTGGTGGAATATTTCCGCCAGATCTACTGGGCGTCCGGCGTCGATCTGCCGGAAGAGGATTTCGCGAAAAAGATAGAAGCGTTCTCGCTGGAGGATATCGAGCTTGCCCCCGGTGAAAAGGCGGTTCTGCCCATACAGCTTCCGTCTGAATTCATCATCGTCTTCGAGCCGGTCACCCATTCAGCGCAGTTCATCGACGGGAAGGGCGAACCAACAAAAGAGCGCCGAAGCCTCTCTTTGGTCTTCGATCGCGACCATGTCCAGAACCAGACGCTGGAGATGCAACCCGGCCCGTTGCGCATTTCGCTGGAGAACAGGACCGACACCCGCGTGCTGCCGACGGTCTTCATCGCCGGCCAGCTATTGCATGATTTCCTGGGTAAACGCCGGCCCTTCCTGACCGCCAAGCGCCTGCTCACCAACCAGACGTTCCGCGATCTCTATCGCACGGATACACTCGACATCAACCAGCGCCTGAAGATCACCAGCCTGACCTTCCTGTTCACCGACCTGCGCGGATCGACCGAGCTTTACGAGCGGGTGGGCGACCTTTCAGCCTTCGATCTCGTGCGCGAGCATTTCCAGGTTCTGCACGAGATCGTCGCGGCGGAGGCAGGCGCGGTGGTGAAGACGATCGGTGATGCGGTGATGGCGACCTTCGCGACGCCTGATCGTGCGATTGCTGCGGCCCTCAGGATGCGCGATGCCATGCGTGCGCTCAATGACAAGAGCGGGCGCGACGATCTGCTGCTCAAGATCGGAGTCCATGCCGGCCCCTGCATCGCGGTGTCTATGAACGAGCGGCAGGACTATTTCGGCCAGACGGTCAACATTGCTTCGCGGGTCCAGAACCTTGCCAACGCACAGGCGATCTTCGCCACTCGTGCGGTGGTCGACGACAATCTCACCGCCGATCTGTTGCACAGGAACGCGCTGACGCCCGTGCCCCACGAGGTCTCGCTGCGCGGCATTGAGCGGGAGATAGCAGTGTATACGATCCCCTGA
- a CDS encoding class I SAM-dependent methyltransferase: MTRLENFISRMTAQRDILDQVCPEVAKMEGLVLELGLGNGRTFHHLRERLPGRRIVVFDRELGAHASSIPEAENLVLGEIRETAKRFIGIDAALVHADIGTGYEDRDAVTSTWLPDLIARLLRVGGIAVSGTPLDHPLLQRLPPPPSVPADRYFVCRRV, encoded by the coding sequence ATGACTCGCCTCGAGAATTTCATCAGCAGGATGACCGCACAGCGCGACATTCTCGATCAAGTTTGCCCCGAGGTGGCGAAGATGGAAGGGCTGGTGCTCGAGCTCGGCCTCGGCAATGGCCGGACGTTCCACCATCTGCGCGAGCGCCTGCCCGGACGCCGGATCGTGGTGTTCGACCGCGAACTTGGCGCACACGCCAGCTCAATTCCCGAAGCTGAAAACCTCGTGCTCGGCGAAATACGCGAGACGGCGAAGAGGTTCATTGGCATCGACGCGGCTCTTGTTCATGCCGACATCGGCACCGGCTATGAAGATCGCGATGCAGTGACCTCTACCTGGCTCCCCGATCTGATCGCGCGCCTGCTTCGCGTCGGTGGCATCGCGGTCAGCGGCACGCCGCTCGATCACCCGCTGTTGCAACGCCTCCCGCCACCGCCTTCGGTGCCCGCCGATCGTTATTTTGTCTGCAGGCGCGTGTGA
- a CDS encoding ABC transporter permease: MNTHSPLPAPGAPLQHYVSTAPIDLQSVEAMTPEQSKVFQASQLRLMWWKFRMHRLAVISGIFLAALYFGILICEFLAPYNLHTRNMDYIYSPPQRVHLFHNGQLVGPFVYGRQMTLDMDTLKRNYIENQDDVQRIRFFCKGDSYQFWGLIEGDRHFVCPAENGQLFLAGTDRLGRDVLSRIIYGARISLTIGLVGISFSFLLGIVIGGLAGYHGGIFDLIVQRIIEVLQSIPSIPLWLALAAIMPITWSPILIYFGITVILGLLDWTGLARAVRSKLLALREEDYVLAAQLMGAKSSRIIGRHLIPGFMSHLIATATISIPGMILGETALSFLGLGLRAPITSWGILLTEARSVSVIAFYPWLLLPMLPVILVILAFNFLGDGLRDAADPYK, from the coding sequence ATGAACACGCATTCGCCGCTGCCCGCTCCGGGTGCTCCACTTCAACACTACGTTTCCACCGCGCCCATTGACCTGCAGTCGGTCGAGGCGATGACGCCGGAGCAGTCGAAGGTCTTTCAGGCGTCGCAGTTACGGCTGATGTGGTGGAAATTCCGGATGCACCGGCTTGCCGTTATATCCGGCATATTCCTGGCAGCGCTTTATTTCGGGATACTGATTTGCGAGTTCCTGGCGCCCTACAATCTGCACACGCGCAACATGGACTACATCTATTCGCCGCCGCAGCGGGTGCACCTGTTCCACAACGGCCAGCTCGTCGGGCCGTTCGTCTATGGCCGCCAGATGACGCTGGATATGGACACGCTTAAGCGGAACTACATCGAGAATCAGGATGATGTTCAGCGGATCCGTTTCTTCTGCAAGGGCGACAGTTATCAGTTCTGGGGCCTGATCGAAGGTGACAGGCATTTTGTCTGCCCTGCCGAAAACGGCCAGCTCTTTCTAGCCGGCACTGACAGGCTGGGGCGCGATGTGCTCTCGCGCATCATCTATGGCGCACGCATTTCACTGACAATCGGCCTCGTCGGCATCAGTTTCAGCTTCCTGCTCGGCATTGTGATCGGCGGACTGGCCGGCTATCACGGCGGTATCTTCGACCTGATCGTTCAACGGATAATCGAAGTTCTGCAATCGATCCCCAGCATTCCGCTATGGCTGGCTCTGGCGGCGATCATGCCGATAACCTGGAGTCCGATCCTGATCTATTTCGGCATCACCGTCATTCTCGGGCTGCTCGACTGGACCGGACTGGCGCGGGCCGTGCGTTCAAAGCTTCTAGCCTTGCGCGAGGAGGATTACGTTCTGGCCGCGCAATTGATGGGCGCCAAAAGCAGCCGCATCATCGGGCGGCATCTCATTCCCGGCTTCATGTCGCATCTGATCGCGACGGCGACGATCTCCATACCCGGCATGATCCTGGGCGAGACGGCGCTGAGCTTCCTCGGGCTCGGCCTGAGGGCGCCGATAACCAGCTGGGGCATCCTGCTCACCGAGGCGCGCAGCGTCAGCGTCATCGCGTTCTATCCATGGCTGCTTTTGCCGATGCTCCCCGTCATTCTCGTCATCTTGGCGTTCAACTTCCTCGGCGACGGCCTGCGGGACGCCGCAGACCCCTACAAGTGA
- a CDS encoding ABC transporter permease produces the protein MLRYFVWRIAVMVPTLLVISALVFTIIELPPGDYFDSYVAELRAQGEAVDSDRIEMMRKEYGFDQPPVIRYFYWVGGMLHGDFGYSFEYDLPVRDVVGDRMWLTVLVSFVTIIFTWLIAFPIGMYSATHQYSWGDYGLTFLGLLGLAIPNFMLALILMYFANIWFGTSIGHLMDQQYLGEPMSLAKAKSILAHLWIPVLIIGTGGTASMIRRLRANLLDELHKQYVVTARAKGLHPFKALVKYPMRMALNFFISDIGSILPAIISGAEITAIVLSLETTGPMLIKALQSQDMYLAGSFLMFLAFLTVIGVLISDLALALLDPRIRLQGGSTK, from the coding sequence GTGCTTCGATATTTTGTCTGGCGCATCGCCGTGATGGTTCCAACGCTGCTGGTCATATCGGCACTGGTGTTCACGATCATCGAACTTCCACCAGGCGACTATTTCGACAGCTATGTTGCCGAGCTTCGGGCTCAGGGCGAAGCGGTGGATTCCGATCGCATCGAGATGATGCGCAAGGAATATGGTTTCGACCAGCCACCGGTCATTCGCTACTTCTACTGGGTCGGGGGGATGCTACACGGCGATTTCGGCTATTCCTTCGAATATGACCTGCCGGTTCGCGACGTCGTCGGGGACCGAATGTGGCTGACGGTGCTGGTTTCCTTCGTCACGATCATCTTCACCTGGCTCATCGCCTTTCCCATCGGCATGTACTCCGCCACGCATCAATACAGCTGGGGCGACTACGGCCTGACTTTCCTCGGCCTTCTTGGCCTTGCCATTCCGAACTTCATGCTGGCGCTGATCCTGATGTATTTCGCCAACATCTGGTTCGGCACATCCATCGGCCATCTCATGGACCAGCAATATCTCGGCGAGCCGATGAGCTTGGCCAAGGCGAAGTCGATCCTCGCCCATCTCTGGATTCCGGTCTTGATCATCGGCACCGGGGGCACGGCAAGCATGATCCGGCGGCTGCGCGCCAATCTGCTCGACGAGCTACACAAGCAATATGTCGTGACCGCGCGCGCCAAAGGACTTCATCCGTTCAAGGCGCTGGTCAAATATCCGATGCGCATGGCGCTCAATTTCTTCATTTCCGACATCGGCTCTATCCTGCCGGCCATCATCTCCGGCGCCGAAATCACTGCGATCGTGCTGTCTTTGGAAACGACCGGGCCGATGCTGATCAAGGCGCTGCAAAGCCAGGACATGTATCTGGCAGGGTCGTTCCTGATGTTTCTCGCCTTCCTGACGGTCATCGGTGTCCTGATTTCCGACCTGGCGCTGGCGCTGCTTGATCCACGAATTCGTTTGCAGGGCGGCAGCACCAAATGA
- a CDS encoding ABC transporter substrate-binding protein, protein MISRRTVLGLMASAFLPGTSRAGDLEPEFLQPQLKAKALPALAERLPKSPRVLNLAAMGRQPGQYGGTLRTIIGSQKDIRMMTIYGYARLVGYDEKLNLQPDILESFDVADDRVFTFKIREGHKWSDGSLLTPEDFRYCWEDVWLNDELSQGGLAPALLADGKPPRFEIVDPSTVRYSWDAPNPDFLPKLAAASPLSLALPAAYLKQFHKKYQDPSRLAGLMKENRARKWTLLHIRMSRQYRPENPELPTLDPWRNRTKPPAEQFVFERNPFFHRIDENGRQLPYVDRIVMNVSSPAIISAKTGAGESDLQSMGIDFSDYSFLKDAEKRYPVKMHLWKRTQGSRLALLPNLNCSDQVWRGLLRDVRVRRALSLAVDRREINLAVFYGLAQESADTVLPESPLYRPEFAKAWVAHDPDQANALLDEAGLQTRDDDGLRILPDGRPAQVIVETAGESTLETDALELITDHWRKIGIALFIRTSQRDIFRSRALGGQIMMSMWSGIDNGVPTADMNPYQLAPTIDDQLQWPLWGAYYLSHGKVGEAPDLPPVVELMALLKRWNASTEATERAEIWNSMLSIYTDQVFSIGTVNGTHQPVLASSRLRNLPDKALYGYDPTAYFGVYMPDTFWLGES, encoded by the coding sequence TTGATCAGCCGGCGCACCGTCCTTGGCCTCATGGCTTCGGCATTTCTGCCGGGCACGTCGCGCGCCGGCGATCTGGAGCCGGAATTTCTTCAGCCACAGCTGAAGGCCAAGGCGCTGCCGGCACTCGCCGAACGCCTGCCCAAGAGCCCGCGCGTGTTGAACCTCGCCGCGATGGGCCGGCAGCCCGGCCAGTATGGCGGCACGCTGCGCACGATCATCGGCAGCCAGAAAGATATCCGGATGATGACGATCTACGGGTATGCTCGCCTGGTCGGCTATGACGAAAAGCTTAACTTGCAACCCGACATCCTCGAAAGTTTCGACGTAGCGGATGATCGCGTCTTCACTTTCAAGATTCGGGAAGGGCATAAATGGTCTGACGGTAGCCTGCTGACGCCGGAGGATTTTCGCTATTGCTGGGAAGATGTCTGGCTGAACGATGAGCTTTCGCAAGGCGGGCTTGCCCCGGCCCTGCTGGCGGACGGCAAGCCGCCACGCTTCGAGATCGTCGATCCGTCGACGGTCCGCTATAGTTGGGATGCGCCCAATCCCGACTTCCTGCCCAAGCTTGCTGCTGCTTCGCCGCTATCGCTTGCTCTGCCGGCCGCCTATCTCAAGCAGTTCCACAAGAAATACCAGGATCCATCCCGGCTCGCCGGCCTAATGAAGGAGAACCGGGCCCGGAAATGGACGCTCCTGCATATCCGCATGTCGCGGCAGTATCGCCCGGAGAACCCGGAACTGCCGACGCTCGATCCCTGGCGGAACCGGACCAAGCCGCCGGCCGAGCAATTCGTCTTCGAGCGCAACCCGTTCTTTCATCGAATAGACGAGAATGGCCGGCAACTGCCCTATGTTGACCGGATCGTCATGAATGTCAGCTCGCCGGCGATCATCTCCGCCAAGACCGGTGCGGGCGAGAGCGACCTGCAATCCATGGGAATTGACTTCAGCGATTACTCCTTCCTGAAGGACGCGGAGAAGCGCTACCCGGTGAAGATGCATCTCTGGAAACGCACACAGGGTTCGCGGCTGGCGCTGCTGCCCAATCTGAATTGTTCCGACCAGGTGTGGCGTGGCCTTCTTCGTGACGTGCGCGTGCGCCGCGCCCTTTCGCTCGCTGTGGACAGGCGCGAGATCAATTTGGCCGTGTTCTACGGATTGGCGCAGGAAAGTGCCGATACGGTCCTGCCGGAGAGCCCGCTCTACCGGCCGGAATTCGCGAAAGCCTGGGTCGCCCATGATCCCGACCAGGCCAATGCCCTGCTCGACGAGGCCGGGCTTCAGACGCGTGACGATGACGGCCTGCGGATACTTCCCGATGGACGCCCTGCGCAGGTCATAGTGGAAACGGCCGGCGAAAGCACGCTGGAAACCGACGCGCTCGAACTCATCACCGATCACTGGCGCAAGATCGGCATCGCCCTGTTCATCCGGACTTCGCAGCGCGACATCTTCCGCAGCCGCGCGCTTGGCGGCCAGATCATGATGTCGATGTGGTCGGGCATCGACAATGGCGTGCCGACCGCCGACATGAACCCGTACCAGCTGGCCCCCACCATCGACGACCAGCTGCAATGGCCGCTCTGGGGTGCTTACTACTTGTCTCACGGCAAGGTCGGTGAGGCGCCCGATCTTCCGCCTGTGGTCGAGCTGATGGCTTTACTCAAGCGCTGGAACGCATCGACCGAAGCCACGGAGCGCGCCGAAATCTGGAATTCAATGCTGTCGATCTACACCGATCAGGTGTTTTCGATCGGCACGGTGAACGGAACGCATCAGCCGGTTCTGGCGTCCTCGCGGTTGCGCAATCTGCCTGACAAGGCGCTCTACGGCTACGACCCGACCGCCTATTTCGGTGTCTACATGCCGGATACATTCTGGCTTGGAGAGTCCTGA